A segment of the Maylandia zebra isolate NMK-2024a linkage group LG2, Mzebra_GT3a, whole genome shotgun sequence genome:
ATATCCTGCCTCCTTCAAGCTGACAGAGCCGTTTGGAAACAAACCTTTTGCAAAAGATGGTTCTGAAACTCTCTTTCGTCAGCTGGAACACAgaattgaaaatatgaagaggCCACAAAGCTCACTGAAGAGGCAAGCAGGGGGTGAAAATTCAACAAAGAAAAGACCCAGGAATTCAGATCTGTATGGATGTGTGGCGTGGGATCCAATCATTGAGGGGGCCGTGTGTAGAGAAGACCTGCTGTCTAAACGAGATGAGTTGAAACGTGCCTTTCAAACCCAGGATCTTCAGGTGGGTCTGCAATCATCCATTACAGATACAGAAAGCTTTATTAATCCTCGAAGGGCAATTCGGTTCCTACAGTCCACCATCTAGACATACAACcattcacacagcaatagtataTAGCAGGAGTAATGCGATAAGGTCCAAGTACAATTTAGGACACATTGTGAAATTGTAGATCGTCTGTAGATCACTATGCCCATAGTCAATTGAAATTGATAccctgttttattattttaattggtTAGTTTGACTAACTGTTCGACTGTTTGTCTAACTGCCTCATATCTTTAGGAGTCATCTGTTCGAAAATTGATGACTGAAACATATCCCATTCAGCGTGAAATCCTCAACGATGATGATACCACTATTGCCGTTGTAAAGGATGAGTGGCCGTTCCTGTTTGAAGTTCCTCACCTGTTTGATCATGCATCTAAACTCCTTGGCTTCTCTGTACAAAACAAGCTGGCACAggtgtgttgttattgttattattatgattGTGCTGTGCTGCTCCATATGGAGAGAATTTTGTCTTTATTAATCAATCAGAAAAAGATTTGCAACCAAAAAGAGAGTTGAGACCAAAAAAGATAAACTGGCAACCAATCAAATAGAATAACTTGGATGAACAATCAAATGGAATAGATTTGAGACCAAAAATCAGGAAGTGACAACCAAAAAAGCAGGACATTTGAGATCAAAACAGAACAGgttgcaaatgaaaatgaaataattcatttttatttttatttttttcaaaattctCTCCATAGCTCCAAACGAAAATGAGTGTTAGTCTTATGTACTTGTACAAAATTAacaccttgaaccttgaacaggaactttccaaaaaagaaaaggggatcAATGACTTCCTTGACTCCAAAGGGATGAAGATGGGCGAAGGTCCAATACAGCTCATCTGTGGCATTTCAAAATACTTCAAGGAAGACTCTTATAAACTCTTCCACAAAAAAGAGGTAGATGTTGTAGATTTTAAACTGTGTGCAAGATAATTATTTGCATCCAGTGGTGAACCAAGTAACCAACCACAGTAGGAAGTATAGATTCCCCTAATTGTGCTGCTGATATTCTCTATAAACTCTCTATCTATAAACTATTTACATTAATGTTTTTGCATAATGGCTACCTCTGTCTGATGAAGACACTAGCAGATAGTCAATTTGCCAGCAGGTTTGTGTGTACTGGAAACATTAATTCATGTATCATGTCTGTCACCAAAACAGATCTCTGCAGATCCTGAAGTCGAACTCCCAGTGACCCCATGCATCCTAATCAGAGGTTTGTAgttaaatctttttttgtatCCCAGCAAGCTGTTGTTAGCTGTTGTTATAAGCTGTTGTTGTGTCATATttattaaagaaatgttttgcttgCCTTAAAatataggatttttttttttttttgtaaatggtaCATGGTTTTTATCTGTGTTTAAGGTGACCAGCAATTCAAGATTGCTGTTGATGGGTTACTTGTCAATGACCACATCACCTCTCCCATTGTGGCCTTGAGCTACGTCTTCTCCATGTTTTATGTCTGCAACGTCCAATACCCACCGGAGATGGCTTTTACTCTCGAATTCATGCAAAGGTAAGCACTCATTGTTTGGAAATACTTTGTAAATGTGACTTTGCCGTGCCTTTCTGCACCTGACCTGCTTTTTGTCAATCTACACTAAACCCGTTTGTCTGAGATGTACAAGCTCAAAATGTGTCGTCACATGCTGTGAGCTTTTAGATCAGCTGTTATTGGCTTATGATCCCCCTGAATATGGATTTGTTCAGAGATTTTGTATCTCCCTGTTGAAGACTATTGTTGGAATAAATGTGTCATATCTTTTTAAAGGGCAGGTAACATGCTTTTTGCTTTAAATAGTGTCCTAAGTCAAtcaataacaaaacaaacataacatGATTCCAGTTGGGAAATGgagcaaaaacatatttttctcaGAATGGTTTGTTGACACAAAATTCGTTTGAGCTATCTCTTTAAAACCATTAGCACCTGAGACCAGGTTATGTCAGTGGTGGTCaaaccttttcatgtcaaagacacacaaactgaaatttaTTTGGCTGCAGACCCCAAACTCAAAATATGTTGTTCCAGGGACCCCCCCCCGAAGGAAAGACTAaacatattaatttaaaaaatactacATAGTGGATTCATGCCCAAATGTTAATACTTGTACTGATGTGTAACGTGCACTGAATGTCACAGTTTCTCCACTCCATGTTTGAATAACCCCCAGGACAGTCCGTGTTCAAATGTGCTGTTACACCTTTTGATAGGACAATGTCAACTGTGTTTTCTATCCCCTTCTGTGTTCTGTGCATTTATAATATCCCTGCATACACATTGAGGATGCATGCTGTCATGTGTTGGTGATAAGCAGACTTCTCACCCTTGCAAACATTTCTGTATATGCACAGTGTGAATGCATGTGTCTTGAAAAGACAAAGGAAGAGAGCTTAGCCACTGGCACCAGCACCACAACAACATTGGGTTCTAGACAGATGGTCAACTAGAATGATAGAGAGGTTCACACATAGGGGCATATTGAAGAAAACAAATGTAGGATTTTATTGAACTGCTCCACTCCTGTCAAGCCACACTACATGTGCAAACTTTGTCTGCATATcactattgttttttttttttccctcagagTTTTCTTTGGGGTCAATCCTGAGCGAGGCTCCAAGGCAGAGAAGAAGGGGAAGAAACGGCACTTCATTCCTCCACAGGTGTGCAAGCTGGTTTCTCAGCTGAAGGAATTTGAATGCAAGCAGAAGGAATCTGAATGGGCCATttgagctgttctcagagctcAGAAAATACCTTTTTGGACTGAATgtgtacacacacgcacacacacacacacacacacacacacacacacacacacacaaaggcaaatCCAAAAACATGGGGCTTGGGAGTAGAAATACAGATTTTTACAGTATTAGGTGAGTTCAGATGTTTTAACTAGATGCCCACAACACACATGCTGCAGTTTCAAATCCCCCATGTTAAGGGGGAGGGAAGGTGGGCGATATTTGTCATTCCAGTTAAGCTTTTCCTGTCATTGTGGAGTTGGAGGtgtaagttttaattttttttttagttttaagttgttttaagagttttaaaaatCTCTTTATGGCATGTTGCACAGTCATCCTTCTAAGGTCATGGTTGTTATTGCTGCACTGATGTTTTATAGAAAAGTTGTATAATGTAATACTTCTAATgttctatttgttttttgtagaaAGGTCAGCCACTGGTTGCAGAGCTCTGCCTGTCGGTGTGATATGTGGAGTTGGAGGTGTAGGTTTCTGCATCCTCCTGGAGGGGGCTCCTCATTTTGCACTGACAGGTGAGACAGCAACAGCAATGCTGGCAGTTTTATTGTCTTATTTTGTCATTGTATTTAACAAATCAATTTGTTATTAATGCCTGTCAGCCTGTGGATGCTAAAAAGTTGCTAGATTTGGCATCTCCCTGTTAAAGGACATGGCTGTACTTCTTTGAGAAAACAGCTGGTTTATGTATGTAAAATTTCTCTGAATGTGAAGGTGATGTTCTGAATGTTTTAATGGTTGTAGTGTAAATATTGCAAATCATTCACCACAAAAAGTGAAATCACTTTAAAGCACTGGCAGCTgttaaaggaaataaataattgCTGTGATTCTACATTTGTGCTTTATTGATGGTAAACGGTATAGAGAATGGTACAGAATTAAACATTTTAGGATGACTGAAGTGTCCGTAAATGGTATGGATTGAGTACTTAAATAATACGGAATATTCCATTTTAGGTTTGATGGAACTGTCCGTAAATGGTAAAGAAAAAGTCAGGTAAATCTACGGAAATATCTGTTATAGGGTTTACGGAATTGTCTGTGCAATAACGCCGAAATTTATGGAAAATacggaattttccattttaggttTGACGGAAATGTCCGTCAATGGTACAGAAAAACTCGGGTAAATCTACAGAAATATCCGTTTTAAGGTTTACGGAAGTGCCCGTACAATAACGGAAAAAGTGCTGGTAATTAATTACCAGCACTTTTTCCGTTTTATAAcggaattttttttaacagtgtagcCCAAACAAAAGTGCACACCCGCTCGTCACATCGTGAAGATCCTGCAAGACTGTGCATCTCTCGATAATGATGCCAACATCTTCAAGGGAGTAATCAGGCTGTGCTCCTTCATGGATTATTTTATAAACACGCCAAATCCATCCTCTCAAGCTCTTCAGCTTCCATCACGTTGAAATCCTGAAAAggacagaaatattttaaatccGTTGTATTTTGGTCCTTGCATCATCTATCTATTCACTCCATTTTAGTTAAAATGGTCCACACTATCTTAATTACACATATCCCTGAATGAGATTGAGGAGAACAGACCAAAGAAAAATGTGGATTTAAGACTATCACCAAATAAAGACCAAGAAGAAGATACATGAAACATGGACAGAGGGCAGAAGGAGTatgcattaataatattatCAATATTCTGCTGACCAGGGTCATTTTCTTTAGTCTCGCATAAAACAATGTAAGTGAATGGAAACAAAATCCTAGTATTTCCCATGCACTTTATTGTTGTAAGCTAATTTAAAGAAAACTGATTGCTGCCAGAACAGGAGAATGCCTGGGCTTgtttagaaaataaaattttcAACTTACAAAACTCTGGGAATTATGACAGTCAAAATTTTACTGAGGGGTGGAATAtccctttaaaaataaacttacCATGTACTCTTTGATGAGATTTTCAGGGTTCTCATTCAGGTATATAATCACAGCTTTAAGGATGCATTCACGCTTCACTTCGATTCGGGAACTCTAAACAACAACACATGCAGCGCAAttacttttttgaagttttTAGAGACCCCCACAGAACTTAAGtcaatttttattgttttttaaccaaTTCATAATTGTTTAAGTAattttaaacatgctttttgCAAGCAAGTAGTTTTTTGTGTTAGAGAATGAGAAGCTTACCAATTCATTCCCATAAAGATTATAAGTTATGAGTCCAATTACACTGATTGCGATACATTGGGTCGTGGAAAATGCAGCTTTAGCGTGGTGTACCACCCGAAAGAAGGAAGATAAGTGTTGTTGCATAGGAGTACTGTTCAAAGGaatcaaaaacattttgatagAGATTTCCAAAAATTAATGACAAAAAACTACACACTGTCACGTTAATATGAGGTATGCGGGCTACCACCACATTTGCAGTATTTATACcaagtttgagtgaaaaaaaataatctactGTGTCACTGAGTTGTGGCGAAATGTGAAATGTTGTCTGCCTTTGTCTTTTCTCAGTGTAGCTAATTATTCCTTTGGACAATTAAtgagtaacaaaaaaaagaaaagaaaaaagctacaATGCCAGCAACGGCACTTATGGCCTCTAGGGGCATGAGTTACTTAGTTCTGCTTTGTGTCAGGACCAAGTCCAGAATATAAGCCAAAAGCGAGATGAGAAGTATAACGCAGGAGAGAACAAGCATAAAATGACCCAAGAAAGTTAAAAATACAGGTTAATAACCAGACCTGAGATCAACCTGCAACTAATCTATTAGTTACAGAACATAACAAGACAGAATACCTGTGAAATTGCAGACAACGCTGCTGTCATCCGCCGCGCTGTTTCCCCTCCTTTTTTTCGTAGAATCTTCATCAACTGGTCAGAGTACTGGTCAAGACTGCTCATGAATGTGGACAGCAGTGGAACTGTGGTGATAACCTAAAAGACCAAATAAGAgaattcaaaatgtaaaattgcGTATTaaggaaaaagtaaataatatgAAAGCATTAGGTACCTTCAACATGCACTTTTGGAGCACAGCTCAAATCTCCGCAGCTCCAAATTCCACAACCAGCAacctgagagaaaaagaaaaacagaaaaaattaatCGTGTACAGTGAGACACATGCAAAGGGGTAGCACAGAGATGGTCTAAACTTAAGAACAATcctgtttcttttaaaatgtattaataataCAAGTTAAATTTCAAATGCTCCAAAATTTCTATTACTTATTTCATAAATCTGTTCCTGTGAGCACGTTTACCATTATATACCGGAGCAGCCCAGTCTGTGAACGTGACCCACTTGcccccaaaaataaaatcaagtatACTGGGTGGCTAGTGCTCCGTTTGTATCGGTTTGTGCTGGTAAAATCCTCGTTTGTATCGCTAGGTGTCAAAGATATTACACTTTTATTTAATAGGTCATTCAGAGTCCCCATTTGGCAGGTGGGGCAACACTGAGATCTTGTGCAGTTgagcagcagaagaaaatgtATTTGCCTCAAAAGAACTTGAttcaatttatatattttatgatGTGCATTTTTTAGCAGCAATACATTTTTCAGAGGTTTAcagctctttgtggatttagccTGTTGCTTTTGTTCATATGTTAGTAGATGTTGCATGAGCTATCACGGCTGTTCTTTGACACCCATTATGAGGGTGAGAGGGGAGCGGGAGATTGACAGATGGATCGGggctgcagtgatgtggatGCTGGGCCAGTCCATCATGGTGAAGAGAGAAAATAGCAGAAAAGTGAAGCTGTCGATTTGCCTGTTGATCTACgaccctaccctcacctatggtcgcAAGCTTTTTGTAGTgactgggcatgtcccaccaggatgAGACCCAGGggtagacccaggacacacttgAGAGAATACATATTTTGGCTGCCATGAGAAGACCCTGGGTTTCCACCGGAAAAGTTAGAGGAGGTACCTGGGGGAACCCCGAGGTCTGGGGTTCTCTGTGAGACTTTTTAATCAAAACGTTTCTAATCAAAAACTGTTTCTGTCATGGCTACTGAACGGACTCACGCACAGACAGTTCTTTCGCAGAGAACAAAAGGAGATTTATTCACAACAGGGATCACCTTAGTGctatatatatgtacagtgagttgggaggggggtccagggctccagggagagaaggggggggaatcCACACACACGCTTCCTCTTCCACACAATCACCGCCACAGCTCCTCCGCACACACGCACTCCTCTTCAGCCGCACTCGCTCCAAAACTCCACACACGCTGCCACACTTGGGCAGGTCCCGTGATTTGGTCCAGAAGAGGGATATCTACACACAGAAGTTAAGGTTAGTTCCACAGAAAAATACATACAAGGGATTCTTTTTTTGAAAATGCCGAGAGCACGAACTCAGGAGGTTCAACATTCAAGCGGTGAGCTGCTCAGTGCCACTGCCTTaaatagcagctggggaaatcagccagatcagcagcaggtggacaCAATCacacaggtgcgtgggccaagagcGAGAGCCCGTAACgagctccacccaggcagagaggaggaggagagacaaaaactaacaacaacaacaaaacctgtagCCAGCGTGGGCCAACCAGAGACACACGGGAACCGTGacagtttcatttaaaaagagactGTTTTCAAAGTTTTGCACTGACTTTTGAATAGTTTCCCTCAATAAATCATCAATCAGCTCCAATAGTTTTATTTAACTCATTTAGTTTAGTCACTTCAGCTACTTTCAGGACACTTTCTTGCAATTGCAATGAgttatatagattttttttcactgAACACATGATTATTTATTATAGGCCTGCTACAGACtgcctttctttatttttgcaatGCATTTTTGGTACAAATACCTGTAACATGCACTTATTTCGGAAATAGCAACTGCATCAGCTTAACACATGGGCAATTATCGAGGGCTACAGAGAGTTTCTAAATGCTGTCTCACAAACTCTCACAAGAAAGAAATTAGAGAagccaaaaaataaagaaaaaacaaaaacaatattacTCTTAACCGATAATGCCAAAAAAGTCCATGGAGATAGTATGCTTTGCACATGCTGTTACTCAGAAGAATCACAAAGTATCTGGGTTTGCTGAAtatattctaaaaaaaaaaaaaccaagaagATGAAGGTTCAAAAAATATTCACTCATTCACAGCATTGTCATTGACTGGCATTCAAGTTACACGATAATGAAACATAAATCTGCTTTTACTGACAGATACAGCAACAGATCTCAAGAGCAAAGATATTGTTTATGCCTGAGGCCAATGCATGAGCAGCAGAGGAGCTTGCAAAGGTCTTTAAAGCCCTGAAAGTTTCATAGTGATAATAGGCTCTGAACTTGCACCTTCACATTTAATGATTCTACCTATCAACACCATGTTCTTGTCATCTCTGAATCCAAATGATGGAAACAGTCCAACAGTGAGAGAAATGAAGGACTTTTTTAACAGTTCAACCAGATTTACCTATCATAATCACCTTTCTGATGGCTGACAACTCAAACTCATGGATTATATCCAGTGGCCCCAACCACAAATTTCATACAACTTTCAGATTTACCGGTGACATCTACATGTATCACTGAAGAATTCAGTCATTCAGTCATAGCTGAACACTTGAGTTATATGCAAAATGGGTGTATAAAATAGAAGAACAAACAtgcctttttctttctgcacACTGCAGTCAGCTGATTTTAGTGTGTGTCTTGGGAGGACACTACTTTACACTACTCTTTGCAACCATCTGGACAGACAGCAgactaacacaaagctagcGATATTTCTCAGAAGGCCATAGATATGACTACAGTATAGTGGAACAGAGTGTGGATTCCAAGTGTCTGAGTAAGTCTTGCACCGGTTTAATGACACACTGACATCCCAGCACAGTTGATGTGGGGATGACAATCTTGAGGTTCATTTAACAAACTTGGGAAGACAGAGTGAGATCTCTCAACCAGTCAACTGGTCCACTGCAGGCGAAAATTAGGTATCACTCAAAAAGATGGCTGGACTTAGAAACACCAGCTGTTAATCTTTTAAAGATTTTCCCCTCAGTGTGGTTGCAAACATGAGGATGCCTTCAAAAGACATATTTCCATTTTTGTCTGGGgatgtaaaaagaaaagttttttttaacccttagATGCACACgtggggtcaaaaatgaccccatgggttgtttttcttcaaaatctttaaaatgc
Coding sequences within it:
- the LOC143421246 gene encoding uncharacterized protein LOC143421246 isoform X1, whose translation is MELVKNYVKKAMPSLSSDQMDTLMAKLEELGVLSVDDLSLVDPEDIKDTLPFIQCKRFVRAVKALEADSQTPPQFTRPGPSSTPEPQRFQLPSTPPETADSPSQDAYSVPWHKFPSKVMDELREKKYIMGKDRREMVRIVAEDYLHKHPGRPGRQKLRELASMIVGQYPASFKLTEPFGNKPFAKDGSETLFRQLEHRIENMKRPQSSLKRQAGGENSTKKRPRNSDLYGCVAWDPIIEGAVCREDLLSKRDELKRAFQTQDLQESSVRKLMTETYPIQREILNDDDTTIAVVKDEWPFLFEVPHLFDHASKLLGFSVQNKLAQELSKKEKGINDFLDSKGMKMGEGPIQLICGISKYFKEDSYKLFHKKEISADPEVELPVTPCILIRGDQQFKIAVDGLLVNDHITSPIVALSYVFSMFYVCNVQYPPEMAFTLEFMQRVFFGVNPERGSKAEKKGKKRHFIPPQVCKLVSQLKEFECKQKESEWAI
- the LOC143421246 gene encoding uncharacterized protein LOC143421246 isoform X2 gives rise to the protein MELVKNYVKKAMPSLSSDQMDTLMAKLEELGVLSVDDLSLVDPEDIKDTLPFIQCKRFVRAVKALEADSQTPPQFTRPGPSSTPEPQRFQLPSTPPETADSPSQDAYSVPWHKFPSKVMDELREKKYIMGKDRREMVRIVAEDYLHKHPGRPGRQKLRELASMIVGQYPASFKLTEPFGNKPFAKDGSETLFRQLEHRIENMKRPQSSLKRQAGGENSTKKRPRNSDLYGCVAWDPIIEGAVCREDLLSKRDELKRAFQTQDLQESSVRKLMTETYPIQREILNDDDTTIAVVKDEWPFLFEVPHLFDHASKLLGFSVQNKLAQELSKKEKGINDFLDSKGMKMGEGPIQLICGISKYFKEDSYKLFHKKEISADPEVELPVTPCILIRGDQQFKIAVDGLLVNDHITSPIVALSYVFSMFYVCNVQYPPEMAFTLEFMQRVFFGVNPERGSKAEKKGKKRHFIPPQKGQPLVAELCLSV
- the LOC143421246 gene encoding uncharacterized protein LOC143421246 isoform X3 is translated as MELVKNYVKKAMPSLSSDQMDTLMAKLEELGVLSVDDLSLVDPEDIKDTLPFIQCKRFVRAVKALEADSQTPPQFTRPGPSSTPEPQRFQLPSTPPETADSPSQDAYSVPWHKFPSKVMDELREKKYIMGKDRREMVRIVAEDYLHKHPGRPGRQKLRELASMIVGQYPASFKLTEPFGNKPFAKDGSETLFRQLEHRIENMKRPQSSLKRQAGGENSTKKRPRNSDLYGCVAWDPIIEGAVCREDLLSKRDELKRAFQTQDLQESSVRKLMTETYPIQREILNDDDTTIAVVKDEWPFLFEVPHLFDHASKLLGFSVQNKLAQISADPEVELPVTPCILIRGDQQFKIAVDGLLVNDHITSPIVALSYVFSMFYVCNVQYPPEMAFTLEFMQRVFFGVNPERGSKAEKKGKKRHFIPPQVCKLVSQLKEFECKQKESEWAI